The window CGGCCCGCGCTGAACACCGTGTTCGGCCCGCGCCCCGAGCTCGGTGAGCCCCGCGCCGTCCCGCACACCCCGCCGAACTGCCTGGACGACCTGCGCCGGGCCGGTTTCGACGCCGCGCTGCTCGGCTCCCGTTACGGGAGCTGGGGCCAGCCGCTGCAACTGCGGATCGGCGGTGGGGCGCGATGACCCTGCTCTTCGTCCTCTGCGGCCTGCTGGTCACGGCCGGCCTGGTGACCCTGGTGTTCTGGGCGCTCGGCAGCGAGGAGACCGGCGACCCGGACGAGGACGGCCGGAGCCCGCTGGCCTCCCGGGGCCACGTCCTCTGGTACGGCGCGCCCGGCACCGCCTCCGCCCGGACGGCGCGGCTGCGCCGGATCCAGCTGCCGGTCGCGCTCGTCGCCGCGCCGCTGGGCTGGCTCTTCACCGGCATCCCGCTCACCGCGCTGCTGGTGCCGCTGGCTGTGTTCGGCCTGCCCTGGCTCTTCGACACCACCCGCTCGGACACCCACCGCATCGAACGGCTGGAGGCGCTCTCCGAGTGGACCCAGCGCATCGCCGACGTGCTGCTGCTCGGCGTCGGCCTCAACCAGGCCATCGTCACCAGCCGCCGCACCGCGCCCGCCGCCCTGGAGCAGGAGGTCGGCGAGCTGGCCGCCCGGCTGCAGGCCCGCTGGCGGCCGGAGGAGGCGCTGCGCGCCTTCGCCGACAGCCTCGCCGACGCCACCGCCGACAAGGTGCTCGCCGCCCTGCTGCTGCGCGCCGGGGACAGCGGCCCCGGCCTGGCCCGGGCGCTCTCGGACATGGCCGAGTCGGTCCGCGAGGAGGTCCGTCAGC of the Kitasatospora sp. NBC_01246 genome contains:
- a CDS encoding type II secretion system F family protein, whose translation is MTLLFVLCGLLVTAGLVTLVFWALGSEETGDPDEDGRSPLASRGHVLWYGAPGTASARTARLRRIQLPVALVAAPLGWLFTGIPLTALLVPLAVFGLPWLFDTTRSDTHRIERLEALSEWTQRIADVLLLGVGLNQAIVTSRRTAPAALEQEVGELAARLQARWRPEEALRAFADSLADATADKVLAALLLRAGDSGPGLARALSDMAESVREEVRQRRTIEADRAKHRTTIRWLVGIIVLVVVIGSFNTDYTRPYSTALGQIVLAVVAALFVAIIAWMRALAAHPPVPRLLEPERRGRGGGRRRAAEAPAEGEPQETGDDRRLLGEVR